The Mauremys reevesii isolate NIE-2019 linkage group 1, ASM1616193v1, whole genome shotgun sequence genome segment CAAGACTGCATTCCCTGTTCCGGGAGGATCCCTTTGCATTTAtctgtattaaaacattttgtttgcatggACCCTACTCACCAAATGTTCCAGATCAATCAGTgtgcctgccctggcctcctcATTGTAATCAATGTGGCAATCTTTGGGTCATCTGTACATTTTATCTGTAGTGTTTTTCTATttgcttccagatcattaatgaaaatattgaatagtattggGCCAAAAATGGATCCCTGCAGAACCTCATAAAAACACCCCCATCCACTGACAATGGCCCATTGACAACTGCTTTCTAAGATctttcagttagccagtttttagtcCACTTTACATGTGCTCTACTGATATTGTATAATTGAAACTGCTTGGTTCCCTTGATCGAAATCGGGTTTATCTGACAAGACATGTTTTCCATACACCATGTTGTTGACAGGCATTAATTATACTCCtatgttttttttaactaatccCAGACCAGCCTTTCCATTCTTTCTTAAtgttgtaaaatattttttaattgaatATTTTACGTTTAACCCAGAACTGTCctgttctccctctccctcccccccttttttttttgtctctccgGCTGCCTCACtatgtacttctggttccaagtgAGATGTACCCTTGATCactcagttcataactctggggtTTCAAACTCTAAGATTCAATTGTAGATGCTGTTTCTCGCCATCCTTGTCttctaatggactggaaagtatttTATCATCTTAGATGATATATGTTTCTCATACTGCTTCTTTCTGAATGCAGAACACAACTATATCTTGAAGGTATCTACCTTTCCTGCAACATTAACAAACTTTGTTTCTCCCTCAAAGAATTGAGCTAAACCttttctaggatttcttttgttctcaATATACCTTAATAACCTCCTTTTTGTGATTCTTAAACCTGCAAAGTTTTTAgcatcccttatcaattttcataAATACCAATTTGTATTATTTGCtctctattttcccttttccccatATGTTCTATATTTCTTACcatcccgctccctccccccctaaccccccaccccaattgcTGCCTTCACTCTGTCAGTAAACCAGGTTTTTTGTCCAAAGTTCTCTACTTTCTTGATAGTGGAATAGTGAATTTTTGCCAATCTCATAAACTCTTCTTCAAgaactcccaattttcattcTCATTTTTAATCTTGAAATTGTTTTATTGAGCTTTTGCCTCTCCTTTggggaattagcccttttgaaacacTAAATGAATTGCCTCGTTAGACTGACTTCACACTCGGTAAGACAACTCCcgtcttttcatgtatttatatgtgctactgcattttccactccatgcatctgatgaagtaggttatagcccatgaaagcttatgcccaaatgaattTGTAAacctctgaggtgccacaaggactcctcgttgtttttttgGATAGCGACTAACATAGCTAACACTCTGGAAACTATGTGTCTATAGATATTACTGGTCTGGAactattctgtgtttgtccaTTTGAATATAATCAGTTCCATTATTACTGATCTCTcatctatcatatgcccccttcttTGTCTCTTCTGTATACTCAACACTCTGTAGGCGTATGGCGGCCTCCCCCATTCTCATAGCCTGTCTCAGAAATCTCCTTTCTATTGGCTATATCCTTTATAGAGAACGAGTGTCCACAACTGAGCGCATGTCCAGAGCAGGTTATTCTCCATTCCCTTCCTTAGGCATCTGAACATTGTCTTTGTTTTGGCCATGGCTGCAAATAAGCAACTATTTCCGTGGCGCTGCTATCAATGACGCTCAGGTGTTTTCCATGAGGTGAGTTCTAATTGGGATGTTTCCCTCTGGTAATGTTTTATCAAagctttgtttctttttcattCCTAGATTTTGAGCACCATAAAATGTGGACTTGGCATTAGTAGGGTCAGTTGTTAATCATTCATTTATCTGAAtagtgaaaatgtcatttttcaatgTGTGAAGTTACCAATTTCCTTCACCCATGAGAACAGTCCCCAGTTGTAcatgtagtgtctcatattaatGTTTCCTTTCCGTTCAGGCATTGGTACTGTGACCATCACCCTAGAGCCTGGGCACATACACAAACTCAGAGGAACATACAGTACATGCAAGAGACACCgttctgcctcagagttggaaaccttctcccctactccatgtcagattctaacacaaccgacttcaccaacccctccaccttcatcctgctgggtattcctggcctggagatggcccatgtctggatcgccatccccttctgcaccatgtacaccATAGCCGTCTTGGGGAACTTTACCATCCTGTTCATCGTAAAGAGGGAGCGGAGCCTCCGTGCCCCCATGtattatttcctctgcatgctggccatcaccgacctggtGCTGTCTACATCCATggtgcccaaaatgctgagcatcttctggttcaattcaaGGGAGATAGATTTCAGTGCATGCCTCActcagatgtacttcattcactcgTTCTCagtgatggagtctgggatcctcgtggccatgggttttgatcgctatgtggccatctgtgatcCCCTCAGACATTCCACCCTCCTGGCAAACCATGTGGTGGCCAAGATTGGCTTGGCTGTGGTGCTGCGTGGTGGCATTCTCATACTGCCCTATCTCATCCTGACGAGGCAGTGGCCATACTGTGAAACCAACATCATCCCCGATACGTACTGTGCACATATAGCAGTGGTGAAGCTGGCTTGCGCTGATACCCGTATCAGTAGTTACTACGGCCTCTTTGTGCTATTCTGCGTGAAGGGTCTGGATATGTTTTTTGTTGCAttgtcctatacccagatcctcagggccatcttcagcctccccacaaaggatgcccggaTCAAGACCtttgggacctgcagctcccatctcTGTTCCATCTTAGCCTTTTTCATTCcagctctcttctcctccctcacgTACCGGTTTGGCCAGAATGTGGCCCTACATTTCCGTGTTCTCATTGGCAACGTGAACCTCCTGGTGCCTCCCACGCTAAATCCCATCATCTATGgtgtgaggaccaaacagatccgggacaggctgctccggctctttGTTCATAAATACATCTAATTTTTCTCCTCGTGCTCTGGCTCTGAGACTGAGGTCCATGCAGAGCTGTCTGGTGAGACAGTGCTGggccctcttccctgaatcaaTTACAGGACAGTCAAAGTGACATTGAATCCTTTCCTggccttactgtgctgtgtcaacaTGACAGACTGGGGAATCAGTCTGTGAACAACTCATTAACTCATGGGGTTCCTGCCTTTCTAATTGCTTTTAAGTAGACCTCTGaggccctgtgccctgccccgCTTATtcctccaactccctgccctctttTCCAGTGggacacagctgaggatgtgaaaTTCacgacaaactgctgagaaattgggcagACTCACCCCAGACTGTTAGTTATTCTAGCATTAGATTATACCAAGCCAGCAACAAATGTAAAGTTCTGTTTCACCACATTGGTTAACTAGAAACCAAAAATGCAGTCTCCATAGGCCTCCCCGTCCTTGCCTCACCATCCAGACAGTGGACTCCATAATGAGCTGTTAGTGAAAAGAAATTTCATCATATTCTAATCTCAAGGCAAATACATCACTAAGATATTACCGAATAATCACGCTGCTGCCAATCTGTTAATAACTAAAATCTGAAGATTTaagaataaaagaaaagaagaagagataTAATGTTTAATGGATCAGATACATACAAGTGATTTTGCAGAGTTCATAGATTAGGGTCATAGCAGTAATGGAATAAATTGCTGGCTTGCAAAAGAATCTCTGGAAATTACCCAAGCTGGTCAGGGTTCATCAGACCTTCTTCAGAGCTTCCTTCTTGGAAACCCAGTCCAGAGAAATGAAGATAAAATGGAGATCTCTGAGGGGTCCTTTAATATCCTCTGTCCTGTGTATGAAATTTTACTATCCCAAAACAAAGCCCATAGCATCTCTTTGTGCAAAGTTACTGGCCCAAgttggagtccagggtcacatgaccaTATCACATGTCCTAACATTCTTGATAACTCACAGGGGCAGCCATTGATCTTATTCTTACAGAGGTGtgtttcttctatggcccattgtgagagcAAAGTGTCCTTGTTGGCCCTCAACACATTTCTGCCCGGCTTTATTCACTTAGGGCTGTCACCCAGGAACACTTAACAAATCATAACTTTCCCGTTGACACCTGACAGAAGATACTTTTTACAAGGAAGAGCAGataaaaaattgttttgcttCAGGAAACCTGTACAATGAAAGGAAGAATGAGGTTTTTAAAAGTGACAGGTGGACGTCCGTGAACTTGGCTGTTTCCTCTAAGCATCACCAGCCAGCGTCCTTGGCTTTGAACAACCTTAACTTGTGTTTGATTTAAGCCTCTTCCAGAAAGGTGGCCagagctagatccacaaaggcatTTAGGTAAATACTGAGCTTAGGCACTGCTGTCTTCTTCAAAGTCCCGGTTCATCTGCTACCTTACCCTGTAGGAGCCTAGGTTTCTGCCAGTAGCCTGCACAAAGTAACCTGAGTGCTGACACAGCTCCACAGCTAACGAGCTGCTCAAAGTCTTCACTCAGGTCTCAGTTCTGCTGGGATTCTCCAATGAGGTATCTCCCCTCCATCTCCCCAGCAGGCCTGATCTGTTAGGTATTCTCAGACCATGCCTCCTGGATGGGGCCCTGCAGGTTGGGAATGTGTGTGCAtccatgtgtgtatgtgtgcacatgACTCCATATctgcatgtgtgtttgtgtgtgcacgtgggtccaagtgtgtgtgtgcatgtgtgtgtgtgcatccatgggtgtgtgtgtgtttgtgtgtgtgtatccaggtgtgtgtgcacatgtgagACTGTGTGTGGGCTTGCATGTGGGTCAGTGTGTGTGCATCCGAGTGTATGCGTGTGtacgtgtgtctgtgtgtgtgtctgtttgcaTGTGTGTCCATGTGTGTGCAATGCCAGAATATCCCAATAGCCCAGCAGTTTAGAACCCTCACCtggcatgtgggagacccagattcaaatccctgctctgctgaATGTTTGTTTGTATAAAGTGGAACAGCTGAAGCTGGAGAGACTGAGCACCCCACCCAGAATAGCCATTTGCGGGGTGCTCAGGGCACTCATGTGGGAGATGTGTGTTTATgtctctgctccaaagcaggTAGAACAAAGATTTTGGATCTGAGTCTCTCATGTCTCTCTTGGGTCTCTCACTAGAAAACGCTGACCTGTCCTAGGCACCTTGCTTTAACAGAGGGCTCACAGCTGACAATCCCACATGGAAATAGATACCTCTCTCCAGCCCATTAGCTGAGCTCCTGAACACccaaatcagtgggagttgcaagCTTAAGGACCAtgtatgggctttggagaccagagtgactgaactggaggagctaagggagactgGGAGGTACTTGGATGAGACTTCCCGGGAGAGAGTAGAATGGTCCCACCCCTGGCCTGACaacctctgtgctgttgaggatgaaagtctcagggaaggagaacatgaaACTGGAGCAATTGGGAccttccttccagatgatgtcatgggaCCTTCTCatactgaggatacctctccgaGTGAGAGAACTTCTTTTAATAGGTAGAGAGAGGTAATAGTTTTGGTGGATTTGATCACTAGAAACATAGATACCTGGGTTTGCAATGACCGGGAGAATAGCATAGTGACTTGCCTGCCAGGTGTGAAAATTACGGATCTTTCGAGGCCTCTAGATATACTTATGTGCAGTGCTTGGGAGGTATCACTGACATAAGAAAGGACATAGGATCCTGGGCCTCCACGgtggcattctctgaaatgcttccacttCCACACACAGAGCCAAAAAGACAATAAGAACTGTGGGGTCTCAATGCATAGATGAGATGATGGTGGAGGGTGGAGGGATTTAGTTTTATTAGGAattggggaaccttttgggaaaggagacaCTTATACAGGAAGGCTGGACTCCATGTAAAGGAAAGTGGATCCAGATTGGCAGCACATAAAATTAACAAggtcgtagagcagtttttaaactaagggtgGGGGGAAAGCCTACAGGTGCGGAGGACCGCATGGTTCGGACAGAGACATGACTTAGTGGCtaatctattaatggagattctctatgtcctagtaaagaGGATACTAtggatgataaaatacaggtaggatctgatgagaaacagtcaaatgagaaagagtcccattcaattacctCATGAAATGTCAGACAGttaaaaagtgacaattttttaaagtgtttatataCAAAtcccagaagtctaaataataaaatgggtgaactagcgtgcctcgtattaaatgaggatattgatatacaAGGCAACACAAAAACtaggtggaatgaggataatcaatgggacacagtaataccagggtaaaaaatatatcagaaggatgtaacaggtcgtgctggtgggggagtggcactatatatgaAGGAAAGCAGAGTTGTATgatataaaaatcttaaatgaacgaACTGTGCCATAGAATCTGTATGGATGGTAATCCCATGCTTGAATagtaagaatatagcagtaggaatatattaccGACCATCTGACcaagatggtgatagtgactgtgaaatgctcagggagattagagaggctattaaaaacaaacaaacctgaataataataggggatttcaattattgccatattgactgggtacatgtcagctTGGgataggatgcagagataaagtttcttgacaccttaaaggactgcttcttggagcagctagtccttgGAACCCACAAGTggaaaggcaattcttgatttagtcctaagtgaagcattggtaatagtgaccatgaTATAATTAAacttaacatccctgtggcagggaaaacaccacagcagcccagcatTGTAGCATTTAATGTCACAAAGGGGAATTACACTAAAATTAGgaattagttaaacagaaataaatagttaagtgccaaaagtgaaatctgtGCGAGCTGCATGGAAAttctttaaagacaccataacaaaggctcaacttaaatgtatacccaaaatttaaaaaatagatagtaagaaaaccaaaaaagagctaccgtggctaaacaacaaagtaaaagaaacagtaagaggcaaaaaggcatcctttaaaaagtggaatttaaattctattgaggaaaatagaaagaggcataaactctggcaaatgacgTGTTAACacataattaggaaggccaaaaagacTTTCAagtacagctagccaaagactcagaaAGTAATATCAAAAAAAGTTGCCTGGAGAAGGAACTATGAGGATGAAATATCATGGACACTCTAAGAAGAATGCTATTCTGAGTAGAGTACTGGCTCCAGCGGCGAGGTAGAGTTATCCCCTGGGTCCCGTGGGGTAGGTTGGAGAGGGAAGATCCTTGATGAACTCTGCTGGATACCAGGAAAAAACAATGGATATTGAGTGCTTGTGGAGCCAACATCTGGGGCAAGCCTACCTTATGGGCTCCAGCAATCCAATATACTGAATAATGCTATCAAAGGAAGAGTACCGGTGAGTCTTCTTAACTCAAGGGCAAAGGGTGTGGGGTGCACAGGTAGCTAACTGAAGGATGCTGCCAGAGAAGAATCAAGAAATCTCCTCTAAGAATGAGGTGACCAGTTTTGATGACtggtgtgatgttgcaccccataaggctttatggaaatatgcttatgaatgtaaatatggcATAACTGgtatatgttttatgctacatatgacatacaacatatctctgtaaaggttacgatctactgaatctattcatcctatttgtatgcatgtatgatttttgtatttgaactatgaatattggctgtatactggtTTGATTTTAAATAGCCTTAGTAAGGCATGTGGTCAGCTTCTTTAAGaagaatgtgcaagttaagtgttCAATCAAGACACACCTAATGGACAACGGATCTTgaaaggctccaatccacataagaagtctacctgaggacataCAAGTtagcatgtgaaccatggctgctacctataagttctgagtcatgcatggacatgtgacttgcccatatgACTCCAAACCTCCACCTTGTAgctgggattctacacagggggagggaggagtgtgtACCCACAGGAGAAAGTCTGTTTAAACCCCtcggagacccctccattttgtcttcagctggctcaagagatagcctctccactcCCAGAGGATACctaaaagaaactggaacaaaggacagtaaccagggggtgtgagtgattgctggacccagactagaaggaggctagtctgtaaaagaagcttattggaacatctctgagggtgaggtttcatctgtaatcactttcttattGTATTAGGGATAGACTTGCATGTTTATTTTagtttgcttggtaattcactttattctgcctgttactacttggaatcacttaaatcctactttctgtatttaataaaatcactttttacttattatttaaaCCAGAGTATGtatggcgggggcagggggacagctgtgcatatctcgctatcagtgttatagagggcaaacaatttatgagtttaccctgtataagttttatgcaggataaaatggatttatttggggtttggaccccactgggagttgggcatctgagtgtcagagacaggaacacttcttaagctgctttcattTAAGTCTGCAGTCTGtaggacgtggttcagacctgagtCTGTGTTTGTAGCCGACAagcatgtctggcacaaccaggcagggttctggagtcccaagctggcagggaaagcaggggcataagtagtcttggcacatcagttggcagccccaagggggtttctgtgatccaacccatcacatcttccaaccttaatattctatgattctacggtTCTATAAGAGTCaaaagtgtgcccttgttgccaagaaggctaagagTATATTGCGCTGCACTAGTAAGAGCATTGCCAGAAGATCAAGGGAAGTCTTTATTCTATTATGAGATAacaggctctgtggatatggggaaagtggtggatgtgatttatcttgactttagcaaagtttcgATACGGTCTGCCACAGTatacttgccagcaagttaaagaagtatggattggatgaatggactataaggtggatagaaagctggctagaccaTCTGGCTCAACGGACAGTGATCAATgtctcaatgtctagttggcagtgtgtcaaagtcagactcaggactcacaatttgtcagaccactctgtttattAGCAAAAGCCCTTTGCTAATACACCCAGAAAATGTGAGTGCCATACAAGGCTCAAACCACCTTATTTATACAGCTGAAAGGGTGTGAACTGATAAATTTACCTGAGGCTAGACACGTCTCATGTCCTTATTAACTCTTACCAATCTCCTGTTAATGTCCCACCTTCAGTTTAAGTGGACCCATTGTTCAATACCTTAATGTTCCTCTTCCTGACAACTTTATCTCAACATTCCTCATTCCTGCTTAAAGgaacatacagcatttctttaattcattctacttctacaatataattcattctactttcacagcagCCACTAttgagcactggtgaggccacaactggagtattgtgtccagttttgggctccccattacagaagggatgtggacaaatcagagagagtccagctgagggcaacaaaaaatatcaggggcctggggcacatgacttatgaggagaggctgagggaactgggcttatttagtctgcagaagagaagagtgaggggggatttgaaagcaaccttcaactacctgaaggggggttccaaagaggaagaAGCTAGGCTCTTTTTagtggtggaagatgacagaGCAAGGACCAATGATCTCAAGTGGTAGtggtggaggtttaggttggatattaggaagaactatttcactaggaaggtgttGAAGCACCAGAATGGGTtgcctaaggaggtggtggaatctccatccttagaggtttttaaggcccagattgacaaagccctggctgggataatttagttggttttggtcctgctttgagcaggggattggactagatacctcctgaggtctcttctaactctaatcttctatgattctatgtaaccCAGTATGACAGGAAAATGGCTCCTTTGGGGACCCCATGGAGTAAAATGCATGGAGATGTGGATTTTGGAACCACCTATAAATAATTAAACTGGAGCATATGTGGTTGAAACCAACGTAAAGAACCAATTGGTAATTAATCCAGCCCACACCCTGAAGAAGGTAATTGTGGATGTTACCTTATCAAATATGTCAATAATAGAACCCCACTGTGGAAAGTTTATTCAATCATAGTATAGAGGAATTGGATAAATCTTCATGATATTCCTAGACCCCATATGGATCGAAAGGAAAGGGACATTTTAGGAACAGATGGTGTTGGGGCAGGAGTTCTTTATATATAAATGAGGAGGTggctgaaaataaaatgaaagctaTGGGTCAACACCTAAAGGATTTAGCAGTGCCCCGAAGGTATCCTTAGATCAGCTAATTTCCATACAGAATGGGGTGGCACAGGTTTTAGGGGAATGGGAACAATCCTAAGAAAAGGATCACTTCCACCTCTTGCAGGCTGTTGGTGTCCTACAGAGCAATGTTCTGTTGGCCCTGGCATGCATGCAAACGCAGATGTGGATTATTGATATGATTCTGGATGGCATGGGACTGCCAGTTCCAGTTCAAACGGTGCTCCAAGGGCTGTCTCTTGTACAGGTGGCTAACTTAAGAGTGCTGCCAGAGAAATATCAAGAAGTCTTTTTTTTCTAAGGATGAGGTGACCAATTTCAATGACTGGCTCAAAGGTGTCCATGATAGGCCAAAACAGCCGGCAAAGTTGTTCTCACTAGAACTAAAGTTGCAgcccaaagtaggaaaaggaaaagtccagtggggctctcaTCAGACCTGGTAACCATGTACCTATTTCACAGCCATAGATGCCAGggacataataaaaaaaaacaggacaAGTGTGAGTCAAATCCCCGCACTGTGgtcacccacaacaatcccaaaCTGCTGGTTTTCACTATCCCAACTGGACCTGGGAGAGTTGTACATAGGGACCAGATAAATATTGGACTTTTACTCTGATCAGGGCTCATAGGAGGGATAGAGAAGCGTGTCCCAAGGAGACTGAAACCAATGGGGCAAACCCAAACCCTGATGAAAATGGACAGATCCCTCAAATGGTCCTGGTGTAACCCGGGGACAAGGGAATAGAAAAATTGGGTAACAAACCACCAGTTGTAAGAAGGTCCCAGAGAACTACCAGGGGTGTACTTCCTGTTAAACCTAGAGAGGATTATGTTATTTGTTCTATGTGGTGTTTTAATGAATACTGTCATGTAGAGTAGAAAGAAGTGGACATGGGATGTTAAATGTTCATTTATTGATAGTTAATGGCATTTTTATATAACGTGATGCTGGTTAATCTTGTTAATATGGGGCCCAGATGTGCTGGTGGTAATATAAtggctgtggcagaattttagcaAGGGGGGATGTCGGGACTGTTGGCCCCTCAGTAAAACTTAGTGAGGATTTTTGATTGGCCCTTTCTCAGTACCTAAATGAATGGTCGATGGGAAACCAGGCCCCTGAGAGTGACAGGCCcc includes the following:
- the LOC120388188 gene encoding olfactory receptor 52R1-like; amino-acid sequence: GIPGLEMAHVWIAIPFCTMYTIAVLGNFTILFIVKRERSLRAPMYYFLCMLAITDLVLSTSMVPKMLSIFWFNSREIDFSACLTQMYFIHSFSVMESGILVAMGFDRYVAICDPLRHSTLLANHVVAKIGLAVVLRGGILILPYLILTRQWPYCETNIIPDTYCAHIAVVKLACADTRISSYYGLFVLFCVKGLDMFFVALSYTQILRAIFSLPTKDARIKTFGTCSSHLCSILAFFIPALFSSLTYRFGQNVALHFRVLIGNVNLLVPPTLNPIIYGVRTKQIRDRLLRLFVHKYI